The following proteins are encoded in a genomic region of Drosophila miranda strain MSH22 chromosome 4, D.miranda_PacBio2.1, whole genome shotgun sequence:
- the LOC108161862 gene encoding pleckstrin homology-like domain family A member 1 produces the protein MIHKPQPLPIQQPLPLPQPRPKPKPLPLSQVPMRPFIPPLTHTGNPLHPQPHSSGQWLSSSSASASSLAHTTSFSQPRSRRELYPLRHQPQSYPQARPHSLRHTHSYTGPSSEYHRYPVQETSFAHPPRAARGDPFRPVQSLSNVEAVTHAIRNKIILEEDEEDILGSDRFY, from the coding sequence ATGATACACAAGCCACAGCCACTACCAATACAACAGCCACTACCACTTCCACAGCCCAGACCCAAGCCCAAGCCACTGCCGTTGTCACAAGTGCCCATGAGACCGTTCATTCCACCTCTGACCCACACCGGCAATCCCCTGCACCCGCAGCCGCACTCCAGCGGCCAGTGGctgtcctcctcctccgcctccgcctcctcccTCGCCCACACCACCTCCTTCAGTCAGCCGAGGTCGCGCCGCGAGCTCTATCCGCTGCGACACCAGCCCCAGTCCTATCCCCAGGCCCGGCCGCACAGCCTCAGGCACACCCACTCCTACACGGGCCCATCATCCGAATACCACCGCTACCCAGTCCAGGAGACCTCCTTTGCCCATCCGCCGCGAGCGGCGAGGGGGGACCCCTTCCGACCCGTTCAATCCCTGAGCAATGTCGAGGCTGTCACGCATGCCATCCGCAACAAGATCATCTTggaggaggacgaggaggatATCCTCGGCTCGGATCGGTTCTATTGA
- the LOC117188733 gene encoding D-3-phosphoglycerate dehydrogenase-like, which yields MYFLYGLLESTGPLKAVGQRPWASGQGALAPYSQLVLMPTISYSNIFDLVTLPHRTTPYHATHLPITPGGNSISACELTCILIGALARPVVPAGQSMKEGRWDRKLYSGTELYGKTLAVLGLGRIGREVAIRMKTWGMKIIGYDPITTEAEAKAVGIQKLSLEEIWPLADYITVHTPLIPATRNLISTETLAKCKKGVKVVNVARGGIIDEQAIIDALESGQVAGAAFDVVATPHLGASTAEAQVRVAVEVAEQFIALNGTSPKYTSTAGVINKEALAHYQ from the exons ATGTACTTCCTGTACGGGCTTCTCGAGAGTACGGGGCCTCTCAAGGCTGTCGGACAGAGGCCGTGGGCGAGTGGGCAGGGGGCCTTGGCCCCGTACTCCCAGCTAGTTTTGATGCCCACTATAAGCTATAGCAATATCTTCGATCTAGTTACCTTGCCACACCGCACCACACCATATCATGCCACACACCTGCCAAT CACTCCGGGTGGCAATTCTATTTCTGCCTGTGAGCTGACGTGCATCCTAATTGGTGCCCTGGCCAGACCCGTCGTCCCCGCCGGGCAGAGCATGAAGGAGGGTCGCTGGGACAGGAAGCTCTACAGCGGCACGGAGCTCTACGGCAAGACCCTGGCCGTCCTGGGCCTGGGCCGCATCGGACGCGAGGTGGCCATCCGCATGAAGACGTGGGGCATGAAG ATAATTGGCTACGATCCCATCACCACGGAGGCGGAGGCCAAGGCTGTGGGGATTCAGAAGCTCTCCCTGGAGGAGATCTGGCCACTAGCCGACTATATAACGGTGCACACGCCTCTGATTCCAGCCACCAGAA ATCTCATCTCCACGGAGACTCTGGCCAAGTGCAAGAAGGGCGTCAAGGTCGTGAACGTGGCTCGGGGCGGCATCATAGATGAGCAGGCCATCATCGACGCCCTTGAGAGTGGTCAAGTGGCCGGGGCCGCCTTCGAC GTGGTGGCCACGCCCCATTTGGGAGCCAGCACAGCGGAGGCGCAAGTGCGTGTTGCCGTCGAGGTGGCAGAGCAGTTCATCGCCCTCAATGGCACATCCCCGAAGTACACGAGCACCGCGGGCGTTATCAACAAGGAGGCCCTCGCCCATTATCAGTAG
- the LOC117188700 gene encoding G2/mitotic-specific cyclin-B3-like has product MAPAKATRSSRATVTSQDAMSVAIKKEKVKRSALGNNCNPSNAKIMALHQDKENCHKVLEKGKRSKATLNKKTFLGEIPNPNMDQIPCRSQAQAQAQGVAIKPVRRISNQTEDPSGLEDVSTCGDSMRPAAIALAPLRRVPRGVVDFDQKNWDDPLQVSHYSMEIFNYLKTREPAFAIGDYMPRQIHLTTYMRAVLVDWMVEVQEHFGFHHEALYLAVKIVDLYLCRAVIKKENLQLLGITAFFIASKYEERLPLRIWEVLYICDGAYSRDELVKMELETLRLIQYDLGIPLSYSFLRRYARCAQVKRTTLTLARYILELSLMDYAAIGFRDSQMASAALYMALRMRAGASHLEQQTWTSTLVHYTGFQLAEFAEIVPVLNAGLHRRPLDTIKIIRNKYSDKIFHEVAKVPLLTNQELFQNNLAPKQKSRAHH; this is encoded by the coding sequence ATGGCGCCCGCAAAGGCAACCAGATCCAGCCGGGCCACCGTAACCAGTCAGGACGCCATGAGCGTGGCCATTAAGAAGGAAAAGGTCAAACGCTCTGCCCTGGGCAACAACTGCAATCCTAGCAATGCCAAGATCATGGCGCTGCATCAAGACAAAGAGAACTGCCACAAGGTTTTGGAAAAAGGCAAACGCTCGAAGGCAACGCTCAATAAGAAGACCTTTTTGGGGGAGATCCCCAATCCCAACATGGACCAGATTCCATGCAGATCCCaggcccaagcccaagcccaaggaGTGGCCATCAAGCCGGTGCGTCGAATTTCCAACCAGACTGAGGACCCGTCGGGCCTGGAGGACGTCTCCACCTGCGGCGACTCCATGCGTCCCGCCGCTATTGCCTTGGCGCCTCTTCGACGCGTCCCGCGAGGTGTGGTCGACTTTGACCAGAAGAACTGGGACGACCCCTTGCAGGTCTCGCACTACTCCATGGAGATCTTCAACTATCTGAAGACACGCGAGCCGGCGTTCGCCATCGGGGACTACATGCCGCGACAGATCCACCTGACCACGTACATGCGGGCCGTGCTGGTCGACTGGATGGTCGAGGTGCAGGAGCACTTCGGGTTCCACCACGAGGCCCTGTACTTGGCTGTGAAGATCGTGGACCTCTACTTGTGCCGCGCAGTCATCAAGAAGGAGAATCTGCAGCTCCTGGGGATCACAGCCTTCTTCATTGCCAGCAAGTACGAAGAGCGCCTGCCCCTCCGGATCTGGGAGGTGCTGTACATTTGCGACGGGGCCTACAGCCGCGACGAGCTGGTCAAGATGGAGCTCGAAACGCTGCGCCTCATCCAGTACGACCTGGGCATTCCCCTGTCCTACAGCTTCCTGCGTCGCTACGCCCGTTGTGCCCAGGTCAAGAGGACCACTCTGACCCTGGCTCGCTACATCCTGGAGCTGTCGCTGATGGACTACGCCGCAATTGGGTTCAGGGACTCGCAGATGGCATCGGCCGCCCTCTACATGGCCCTGCGCATGCGCGCCGGCGCCTCACACCTGGAGCAACAGACCTGGACCTCGACTCTGGTCCACTACACGGGCTTCCAGCTGGCGGAATTCGCCGAGATCGTGCCCGTCCTGAATGCCGGCCTCCATCGCAGGCCGCTGGACACCATCAAGATAATACGCAACAAGTACTCGGACAAGATATTCCACGAGGTGGCCAAGGTGCCGCTGCTCACCAACCAGGAGCTGTTCCAGAACAACCTGGCCCCAAAACAAAAAAGCAGAGCCCACCACTGA
- the LOC117188734 gene encoding D-3-phosphoglycerate dehydrogenase-like has product NSVAFSTPGGNSISACELTCILIGALARPVVPAGQSMKEGRWDRKLYSGTELYGKTLAVLGLGRIGREVAIRMKTWGMKIIGYDPITTEAEAKAVGIQKLSLEEIWPLADYITVHTPLIPATRNLISTETLAKCKKGVKVVNVARGGIIDEQAIIDALESGQVAGAAFDVYPEEPPKSAVTKALISHPKVVATPHLGASTAEAQVRVAVEVAEQFIALNGTSPKYTSTAGVINKEALAHYQ; this is encoded by the exons AACTCCGTCGCTTTCAGCACTCCGGGTGGCAATTCTATTTCTGCCTGTGAGCTGACGTGCATCCTAATTGGTGCCCTGGCCAGACCCGTCGTCCCCGCCGGGCAGAGCATGAAGGAGGGTCGCTGGGACAGGAAGCTCTACAGCGGCACGGAGCTCTACGGCAAGACCCTGGCCGTCCTGGGCCTGGGCCGCATCGGACGCGAGGTGGCCATCCGCATGAAGACGTGGGGCATGAAG ATAATTGGCTACGATCCCATCACCACGGAGGCGGAGGCCAAGGCTGTGGGGATTCAGAAGCTCTCCCTGGAGGAGATCTGGCCACTAGCCGACTATATAACGGTGCACACGCCTCTGATTCCAGCCACCAGAA ATCTCATCTCCACGGAGACTCTGGCCAAGTGCAAGAAGGGCGTCAAGGTCGTGAACGTGGCTCGGGGCGGCATCATAGATGAGCAGGCCATCATCGACGCCCTTGAGAGTGGCCAAGTGGCCGGGGCCGCCTTCGACGTGTATCCCGAGGAGCCGCCCAAGTCTGCGGTCACCAAGGCACTCATCAGTCACCCGAAGGTGGTCGCCACGCCCCATTTGGGAGCCAGCACAGCGGAGGCGCAAGTGCGTGTTGCCGTCGAGGTGGCAGAGCAGTTCATCGCCCTCAATGGCACATCACCGAAGTACACGAGCACCGCGGGCGTTATCAACAAGGAGGCCCTCGCCCATTATCAGTAG
- the LOC117188699 gene encoding G2/mitotic-specific cyclin-B3-like yields MAPTKATSSSRATVTSQDAMSVAIKKEKVKRSALGNNCNPSNAKIMALHQDKENCHKVLEKGKRSKATLNKKTVFLGEIPNPNMDQIPCRSQAQAQAQGVAIKPMRRISNQTEDPSGLEDVSTCGDSMRPAAIALAPLRRVPRGVVDFDQKNWDDPLQVSHYSMEIFNYLKTREPAFAIGDYMPRQIHLTTYMRAVLVDWMVEVQEHFGFHHEALYLAVKIVDLYLCRAVIKKENLQLLGITAFFIASKYEERLPLRIWEVLYICDGAYSRDELVKMELETLRLIQYDLGIPLSYSFLRRYARCAQVNRTTLTLARYILELSLMDYAAIGFRDSQMASAALYMALRMRAGASHLEQQTWTSTLVHYTGFQLAEFAEIVPVLNAGLHRRPLDTIKIIRNKYSDKIFHEVAKVPLLTNQELFQNNLAPKQKSRTHH; encoded by the coding sequence ATGGCGCCCACAAAGGCAACCAGCTCCAGCCGGGCCACCGTAACCAGTCAGGACGCTATGAGCGTGGCCATTAAGAAGGAAAAGGTCAAACGCTCTGCCCTGGGCAACAACTGCAATCCTAGCAATGCCAAGATCATGGCGCTGCATCAAGACAAAGAGAACTGCCACAAGGTTTTGGAAAAAGGCAAACGCTCGAAGGCAACGCTCAATAAGAAGACCGTTTTTTTGGGGGAGATCCCCAATCCCAACATGGACCAGATTCCATGCAGATCCCaggcccaagcccaagcccaaggaGTGGCCATCAAGCCGATGCGTCGAATTTCCAACCAGACTGAGGACCCGTCGGGCCTGGAGGACGTCTCCACCTGCGGCGACTCCATGCGTCCCGCCGCTATTGCCTTGGCGCCTCTTCGACGCGTCCCGCGAGGTGTGGTCGACTTTGACCAGAAGAACTGGGACGACCCCTTGCAGGTCTCGCACTACTCCATGGAGATCTTCAACTATCTGAAGACACGCGAGCCGGCGTTCGCCATCGGGGACTACATGCCGCGACAGATCCACCTGACCACGTACATGCGGGCCGTGCTGGTCGACTGGATGGTCGAGGTGCAGGAGCACTTCGGGTTCCACCACGAGGCCCTGTACTTGGCTGTGAAGATCGTGGACCTCTACTTGTGCCGCGCAGTCATCAAGAAGGAGAATCTGCAGCTCCTGGGGATCACAGCCTTCTTCATTGCCAGCAAGTACGAAGAGCGCCTGCCCCTCCGGATCTGGGAGGTGCTGTACATTTGCGACGGGGCCTACAGCCGCGACGAGCTGGTCAAGATGGAGCTCGAAACGCTGCGCCTCATCCAGTACGACCTGGGCATTCCCCTGTCCTACAGCTTCCTGCGTCGCTACGCCCGTTGTGCCCAGGTCAATAGGACCACTCTGACCCTGGCTCGCTACATCCTGGAGCTGTCGCTGATGGACTACGCCGCAATTGGGTTCAGGGACTCGCAGATGGCATCGGCCGCCCTCTACATGGCCCTGCGCATGCGCGCCGGCGCCTCACACCTGGAGCAACAGACCTGGACCTCGACTCTGGTCCACTACACGGGCTTCCAGCTGGCGGAATTCGCCGAGATCGTGCCCGTCCTGAATGCCGGCCTCCATCGCAGGCCGCTGGACACCATCAAGATAATACGCAACAAGTACTCGGACAAGATATTCCACGAGGTGGCCAAGGTGCCGCTGCTCACCAACCAGGAGCTGTTCCAGAACAACCTGGCCCCAAAACAAAAAAGCAGAACCCACCACTGA
- the LOC108163898 gene encoding D-3-phosphoglycerate dehydrogenase, with the protein MPLKIKNVLVCDAVDKSCVELLQEHGINVTYKLKLPVDELCQEVKNYDAAIVRSDTKITAEVLAAGAGSLKVVGRAGAGVDNIDVPAATAHNVVVLNTPGGNSISACELTCILIGALARPVVPAGQSMKEGRWDRKLYSGTELYGKTLAVLGLGRIGREVAIRMKTWGMKIIGYDPITTEAEAKAVGIQKLSLEEIWPLADYITVHTPLIPATRNLISTETLAKCKKGVKVVNVARGGIIDEQAIIDALESGQVAGAAFDVYPEEPPKSAVTKALISHPKVVATPHLGASTAEAQVRVAVEVAEQFIALNGTSPKYTSTAGVINKEALAHYQ; encoded by the exons ATGCCGCTAAAAATCAAGAACGTTTTGGTCTGCGATGCAGTGGACAAGTCGTGTGTGGAGCTGCTCCAAGAACATGGAATAAAT GTCACATACAAGCTGAAACTCCCAGTGGACGAGCTGTGCCAGGAAGTTAAG AATTACGACGCAGCCATCGTTCGCTCGGATACGAAAATAACCGCGGAAGTTCTGGCCGCTGGAGCCGGCAGTCTGAAGGTTGTGGGCCGTGCCGGGGCCGGGGTGGACAACATCGATGTGCCTGCAGCGACAGCGCATAATGTCGTTGTCCTTAA CACTCCGGGTGGCAATTCTATTTCTGCCTGTGAGCTGACGTGCATCCTAATTGGTGCCCTGGCCAGACCCGTCGTCCCCGCCGGGCAGAGCATGAAGGAGGGTCGCTGGGACAGGAAGCTCTACAGCGGCACGGAGCTCTACGGCAAGACCCTGGCCGTCCTGGGCCTGGGCCGCATCGGACGCGAGGTGGCCATCCGCATGAAGACGTGGGGCATGAAG ATAATTGGCTACGATCCCATCACCACGGAGGCGGAGGCCAAGGCTGTGGGGATTCAGAAGCTCTCCCTGGAGGAGATCTGGCCACTAGCCGACTATATAACGGTGCACACGCCTCTGATTCCAGCCACCAGAA ATCTCATCTCCACGGAGACTCTGGCCAAGTGCAAGAAGGGCGTCAAGGTCGTGAACGTGGCTCGGGGCGGCATCATAGATGAGCAGGCCATCATCGACGCCCTTGAGAGTGGCCAAGTGGCCGGGGCCGCCTTCGACGTGTATCCCGAGGAGCCGCCCAAGTCTGCGGTCACCAAGGCACTCATCAGTCACCCGAAGGTGGTCGCCACGCCCCATTTGGGAGCCAGCACAGCGGAGGCGCAAGTGCGTGTTGCCGTCGAGGTGGCAGAGCAGTTCATCGCCCTCAATGGCACATCACCGAAGTACACGAGCACCGCGGGCGTTATCAACAAGGAGGCCCTCGCCCATTATCAGTAG